In Azospirillaceae bacterium, a genomic segment contains:
- a CDS encoding Hsp20 family protein, with amino-acid sequence MRSHDLSPLFRSTVGFDRLTRLMESALKTEDQGNAYPPYNIEKRGEDNYRITMAVAGFGQEEIDIVAQENALTVIGKSRKDEPAEQQTQFLHRGIAGRAFERRFQLADHIHVTGASLENGLLHIDLVREVPETLKPRHIPIANLSQAATQLSTGQAAAA; translated from the coding sequence ATGCGCAGTCACGACCTTTCCCCCCTGTTTCGTTCCACCGTCGGCTTCGACCGCCTGACCCGCCTGATGGAGTCGGCGCTGAAAACCGAGGACCAGGGCAACGCCTATCCCCCGTACAACATCGAGAAGCGGGGTGAGGACAATTACCGCATCACCATGGCGGTCGCGGGCTTCGGCCAGGAAGAGATCGACATCGTCGCGCAGGAGAACGCGCTGACGGTCATCGGCAAGTCCCGCAAGGATGAGCCGGCGGAACAGCAGACCCAGTTCCTGCACCGTGGCATCGCGGGCCGGGCGTTCGAGCGCCGCTTCCAGCTGGCCGACCACATCCATGTGACCGGCGCGTCGCTGGAGAACGGCCTGCTGCACATCGACCTGGTGCGTGAGGTCCCGGAGACGCTGAAGCCCCGCCACATCCCCATCGCCAACCTGAGCCAGGCGGCGACCCAGCTGTCCACCGGCCAGGCGGCCGCAGCTTAA
- a CDS encoding DUF1465 family protein — MIESNAFFDRTYEETMALLVEARNYVAFQEAKDQRGLPPQVRLQISYESLRVTSRLTQVMAWLLALKALYAHELTADQVLSEQFALSGGVVCSDPSGPENMELPGGLRSLLQRSHSLYMRAERLEDQYRRSVA, encoded by the coding sequence TTGATCGAGTCCAATGCCTTTTTCGACCGGACGTACGAAGAGACGATGGCCCTTCTGGTGGAGGCCAGGAACTATGTGGCCTTCCAGGAAGCCAAGGACCAGCGGGGCCTGCCGCCCCAGGTGCGGCTTCAGATCAGCTACGAATCCCTGCGCGTCACCAGCCGCCTGACCCAGGTCATGGCATGGCTGCTGGCCCTGAAGGCCCTGTACGCGCATGAGCTGACGGCGGACCAGGTGCTGTCGGAACAGTTCGCCCTGTCGGGCGGCGTGGTGTGCAGCGACCCCTCCGGCCCGGAAAACATGGAACTGCCCGGGGGCCTGCGCTCCCTGCTGCAACGCAGCCACAGCCTCTACATGCGGGCCGAGCGCCTGGAAGACCAGTACCGGCGCAGCGTGGCTTAG
- the rpmE gene encoding 50S ribosomal protein L31 — MKADIHPDYHEINVVMTDGTSFKTRSTMGKAGDTLRLDIDPKSHPAWTGVQKLIDTGGQIAKFNRRFSGLGLK, encoded by the coding sequence ATGAAAGCTGACATCCACCCGGACTACCATGAGATCAACGTCGTGATGACCGACGGGACCTCGTTCAAGACCCGGAGCACCATGGGCAAGGCCGGCGACACGCTGCGCCTGGACATCGATCCGAAGTCTCACCCGGCCTGGACCGGTGTGCAGAAGCTGATCGACACCGGCGGCCAGATCGCGAAGTTCAACCGCCGCTTCTCGGGCCTGGGCCTGAAGTAA
- a CDS encoding ABC transporter transmembrane domain-containing protein has product MTDARTTEATSPARKSLRPLSFLVPFVKPYIWHSVGAGVALMLAAATTIGMGRGLQAVVDQGFVTSNPGLLDHALLVMLGVILVLAGSTYVRFSLVSWVGERVVADIRRAVFDHLLTLSPAFFESTRTGEVLSRLTTDTTLLQTVVGSTVSIALRNTLMLLGGLIMLAVTSAKLTALVLIVVPLVVLPIVVLGRSLRKLSKASQDRVADVGAQVDETLGGIRIVQAFGHEALERAQFGQRVEDAFGTAVRRIRVRALMAMIIISLVMGAIGVILWIGGHDVLAGRISAGQLSAFIFYSVMVAGSVGAISEVTGELQRAAGAMERLVDLLETRSDVVAPANPVPLPATPLGTVAFEGVRFHYPARPDYAALEGLDLTVAPGETVAIVGPSGAGKTTLFQLLLRFYDPQGGRVLVDGVDVRAADPAAVRARLGIVPQEAVIFSTNARENIRYGRPEASDEEVRAAAHAAHALDFLEALPEGLDTYLGEKGVRLSGGQRQRIAIARAILRNPKILLLDEATSALDAQSERAVQQALETLMKDRTTLIIAHRLATVLNADRIIVLEKGQIVASGRHEDLIRQGGLYARLAALQFDAAKGIGDAAE; this is encoded by the coding sequence GTGACCGACGCCCGTACGACCGAAGCCACAAGCCCTGCCCGTAAGTCATTGCGGCCGTTGTCTTTCCTGGTGCCTTTCGTCAAGCCGTACATCTGGCATTCCGTGGGCGCCGGCGTGGCGCTGATGCTGGCGGCGGCCACCACCATCGGCATGGGCCGGGGCCTGCAGGCCGTGGTGGACCAGGGTTTCGTCACCAGCAACCCCGGCCTGCTGGACCATGCGCTGCTGGTCATGCTGGGTGTCATCCTGGTGCTGGCCGGATCGACCTATGTGCGATTTTCCCTGGTCTCCTGGGTGGGCGAACGGGTGGTGGCCGATATCAGGCGTGCGGTTTTCGACCATTTGTTGACCCTTTCCCCGGCATTTTTCGAATCGACCCGCACGGGTGAGGTGCTGTCCCGCCTGACCACCGACACCACCCTGTTGCAGACGGTGGTGGGATCGACCGTCTCCATCGCGCTGCGCAACACGCTCATGCTGCTGGGCGGCCTGATCATGCTGGCCGTCACCAGCGCCAAGCTGACGGCCCTGGTGCTGATCGTCGTGCCGCTGGTGGTGCTGCCCATCGTCGTGCTGGGCCGGTCCTTGCGCAAGCTCAGCAAGGCCAGCCAGGACCGCGTGGCCGACGTCGGCGCCCAGGTGGATGAGACGCTGGGCGGCATCCGCATCGTCCAGGCCTTCGGGCATGAGGCGCTGGAACGGGCACAGTTCGGCCAGCGGGTGGAGGATGCCTTCGGCACCGCCGTGCGCCGCATCCGCGTGCGGGCCCTGATGGCCATGATCATCATCTCGCTGGTGATGGGCGCCATCGGCGTCATCCTGTGGATCGGCGGCCACGACGTGCTGGCCGGCCGCATCTCCGCCGGCCAGTTGTCGGCCTTCATCTTCTATTCCGTCATGGTGGCGGGATCGGTCGGCGCCATCTCGGAAGTGACGGGGGAGTTGCAGCGCGCCGCCGGCGCCATGGAACGGCTGGTGGACCTGCTGGAAACCCGCTCCGATGTCGTGGCCCCGGCCAACCCGGTTCCCCTGCCGGCCACGCCCCTGGGTACCGTGGCGTTCGAGGGGGTGCGTTTCCATTACCCGGCCCGCCCCGACTACGCCGCCCTGGAAGGGCTGGACCTGACGGTGGCGCCGGGTGAGACCGTGGCCATCGTCGGCCCCAGCGGTGCTGGCAAGACCACCCTGTTCCAGCTGCTGCTGCGTTTCTACGATCCCCAGGGCGGCCGCGTGCTGGTGGACGGTGTGGACGTGCGCGCGGCCGACCCGGCGGCGGTGCGCGCCCGCCTGGGCATCGTCCCGCAGGAGGCGGTGATCTTCTCCACGAATGCGCGGGAGAACATCCGCTACGGCCGGCCCGAGGCCAGTGACGAGGAAGTGCGCGCCGCCGCCCACGCCGCCCATGCGCTGGACTTCCTGGAGGCCCTGCCCGAGGGCCTGGACACCTATCTGGGGGAGAAGGGCGTGCGCTTGTCCGGCGGCCAGCGCCAGCGCATCGCCATCGCCCGCGCCATCCTGCGCAACCCGAAGATCTTGCTGCTGGATGAGGCGACCTCCGCCCTGGACGCGCAGAGCGAACGGGCGGTGCAGCAGGCGCTGGAAACCCTGATGAAGGACCGCACCACCCTGATCATCGCCCACCGCCTGGCCACCGTGCTGAACGCCGACCGCATCATCGTCCTGGAAAAGGGCCAGATCGTCGCCAGCGGCCGGCATGAGGACCTGATCCGCCAGGGCGGCCTCTACGCCCGTCTGGCCGCCCTGCAGTTCGACGCCGCCAAGGGGATCGGCGACGCGGCGGAATAA
- a CDS encoding TetR/AcrR family transcriptional regulator, whose product MSANLLSADAPQGRGRPRTFDPEGALAIGQALFHAHGYEGVGLAALTQALGIKPPSFYAAFGSKAAFFGRVLERYAAATLPLDEILQPGRPPIEALATLLDQAARTYAADPARPGCLVLEAVRGTGDAESLALARQTAGRKRAAIRAFIGRTHPETADTATDMVVTTMSGLSAGAREGWNVERLVAVARVTTAGLGTLLG is encoded by the coding sequence GTGAGCGCTAATTTATTATCCGCCGACGCGCCCCAGGGCCGGGGCCGTCCCCGCACCTTTGATCCGGAGGGCGCGCTGGCCATCGGACAGGCGCTGTTCCATGCCCATGGTTATGAGGGGGTGGGCCTGGCGGCATTGACCCAGGCGCTGGGCATCAAGCCGCCCAGCTTCTACGCGGCGTTCGGCAGCAAGGCGGCCTTCTTCGGTCGGGTGCTGGAGCGGTACGCGGCCGCCACCCTGCCGCTGGATGAGATCCTCCAGCCCGGCCGGCCGCCGATAGAGGCCCTGGCGACCCTGCTGGACCAGGCGGCGCGGACCTACGCGGCCGATCCCGCCCGGCCCGGCTGCCTGGTGCTGGAGGCGGTGCGCGGCACCGGCGACGCGGAAAGCCTGGCGCTGGCGCGGCAGACGGCCGGGCGCAAGCGGGCCGCCATCCGCGCCTTCATCGGCCGGACGCACCCTGAGACCGCCGACACGGCCACCGACATGGTGGTGACCACCATGTCCGGCCTGTCAGCCGGCGCGCGCGAAGGCTGGAATGTGGAGCGGCTGGTCGCCGTGGCGCGGGTCACGACGGCAGGGCTGGGCACGCTGCTGGGCTGA
- the bdcA gene encoding SDR family oxidoreductase translates to MRVFQGKKVMVIGGSRGIGAAIVARFAGEGADVLFTYAGSTDAAGTVAAETGATALCVDAADRAAMQGAIAAAGPIDIFVFNAGLFVAGDPLELDADAVDRMIDVNVRAAYHAAVAAARTMPQGGRILFVGSVNGDRVPFAGLAAYAMTKSALQGLARGLARDFGPLGITVNVIQPGPTDTDMNPADGPLAGQMHGVMAIKRHGTAGEVAGLAAFLAGADAGGITGALHTIDGGFGA, encoded by the coding sequence ATGAGGGTTTTCCAGGGCAAGAAGGTCATGGTCATCGGCGGCAGCCGGGGGATCGGCGCCGCCATCGTGGCCCGGTTCGCGGGGGAGGGGGCCGACGTGCTGTTCACCTATGCCGGCTCGACGGATGCCGCCGGGACGGTGGCGGCTGAAACCGGCGCCACGGCCCTGTGCGTCGATGCCGCCGACCGGGCCGCCATGCAGGGGGCCATCGCCGCCGCCGGCCCCATCGACATCTTCGTCTTCAACGCTGGCCTGTTTGTCGCGGGCGATCCATTGGAACTGGATGCGGACGCGGTCGATCGCATGATCGACGTCAACGTGCGTGCGGCCTATCACGCCGCCGTGGCGGCGGCCCGCACCATGCCCCAGGGCGGCCGTATCCTGTTCGTCGGCTCCGTCAACGGCGACCGCGTGCCGTTCGCGGGCCTCGCCGCCTACGCCATGACCAAGTCGGCGCTCCAGGGCCTGGCGCGTGGTCTGGCCCGTGATTTCGGGCCCCTGGGCATCACCGTGAACGTGATCCAGCCGGGCCCCACCGACACCGACATGAACCCGGCCGATGGGCCGCTGGCCGGCCAGATGCACGGCGTCATGGCCATCAAGCGCCATGGCACGGCCGGGGAGGTCGCGGGCCTGGCCGCCTTCCTGGCGGGGGCCGACGCCGGCGGCATCACCGGCGCCCTGCACACCATCGATGGCGGCTTCGGCGCCTGA
- a CDS encoding EthD family reductase yields the protein MSDDESGVVIYVTYTGTPDARFDRAYYVDHHLPLVLRAWAQYGLTSVAAFYPAVDAAGTLAICECRFRDAAAVAAAFASPEVPEVMADVARFTDLTPSRVRAVAL from the coding sequence ATGAGCGATGACGAAAGCGGCGTGGTCATCTACGTCACCTACACCGGCACGCCGGACGCGCGGTTCGACCGCGCCTATTATGTCGACCACCACCTGCCGCTGGTGTTGCGGGCGTGGGCGCAATACGGCCTGACCAGCGTGGCCGCCTTCTATCCGGCGGTGGATGCGGCGGGTACCCTCGCCATCTGCGAATGCCGTTTCCGGGACGCGGCGGCGGTGGCCGCCGCCTTCGCCTCACCGGAGGTGCCCGAGGTGATGGCGGATGTGGCCCGTTTCACCGACCTGACGCCCAGCCGCGTGCGGGCGGTGGCGTTATGA
- a CDS encoding alpha/beta hydrolase — protein sequence MSGTTMPFWRDVAPRTVRRGHFWIAGDRVQLDGRTYQRGPMFVEWEAPEQVTQPWPVILMHGGGFQGTEWFETPDGRPGWAQRLVEAGYAVLVVDRPGHGRAPFHTATLGAMGPPFSYEGGRQIYFPAGAAEAHTQWPFAPDDEAAMDEFIAGYGPLPADLELSQTLDADRTAALLDRVGPAILLTHSASGPAGWLIADRRPGLVVAIVAVEPMGPPFADIPNIGPMSWGPAAAPLRFEPPVTDPAQVRDVAPGQLRLPALAGLPILIVTAGASAFAAASPPTADFLNAAGASAQLMHLPDHGVHGNGHGLIYERNSDAALAPVLAWLGRHASDPADREGGV from the coding sequence ATGAGCGGGACGACGATGCCGTTCTGGCGCGATGTGGCGCCCCGCACCGTCCGCCGGGGCCATTTCTGGATCGCCGGCGATCGCGTCCAACTGGACGGGCGCACCTATCAGCGCGGTCCCATGTTCGTGGAGTGGGAGGCACCGGAGCAGGTCACCCAGCCCTGGCCTGTCATCCTCATGCATGGCGGCGGCTTCCAGGGCACGGAGTGGTTCGAGACGCCGGACGGGCGGCCCGGCTGGGCCCAGCGCCTGGTGGAGGCCGGCTACGCCGTGCTGGTGGTCGACCGGCCGGGCCACGGCCGCGCCCCCTTTCATACCGCGACCTTGGGCGCCATGGGCCCGCCCTTCTCCTACGAAGGGGGCCGCCAGATCTATTTCCCGGCGGGGGCCGCCGAGGCGCACACGCAATGGCCGTTTGCGCCGGATGACGAGGCCGCGATGGATGAATTCATCGCCGGTTACGGCCCGCTGCCGGCCGATCTGGAACTGTCGCAGACCCTGGACGCGGACCGCACGGCGGCCCTGCTGGACCGCGTCGGGCCGGCCATCCTGCTGACCCATTCCGCCTCCGGCCCCGCCGGCTGGTTGATCGCCGACCGGCGCCCGGGCCTGGTCGTCGCCATCGTGGCGGTGGAGCCGATGGGCCCGCCCTTCGCCGACATCCCCAACATCGGCCCCATGAGCTGGGGGCCGGCGGCGGCCCCCTTGCGGTTCGAACCACCGGTGACGGACCCGGCGCAGGTGCGCGACGTCGCCCCCGGCCAACTGCGCCTGCCGGCGCTGGCGGGCCTGCCCATCCTGATCGTCACGGCCGGGGCATCGGCCTTCGCCGCGGCCAGCCCGCCGACGGCCGATTTCCTGAACGCCGCCGGTGCCTCCGCCCAACTGATGCACCTGCCCGATCATGGTGTGCACGGCAACGGCCACGGCCTGATCTATGAGAGGAACTCCGACGCGGCGCTGGCGCCGGTGCTGGCCTGGCTGGGCCGGCACGCGTCCGACCCGGCGGACAGGGAAGGAGGGGTCTGA
- a CDS encoding NAD(P)-dependent oxidoreductase, with amino-acid sequence MDIGFIGLGRMGTAMARNLAAAGHAVCAWNRSPVAPDAVPGMTIAATPAAAFDADIVFTMLSDDAAIRAVVLDGGALGQARPSVVHIVSATISVAFADELAAWHADRGIAYLSAPVFGRPEVAAAAKLNFMVAGDANAIAKVRPVLDILGQRVFVMGENPAQANAAKVAGNMMIAMAIEALAEGVAITRAQGVEPAAFIDLMTTTLFGCRAYENYGGKILAGDYEAGFRLALGLKDLRLATAAGEASGKALPMLDAVRAQMQAASEAGMGDRDWSAMADFTLGAR; translated from the coding sequence ATGGATATCGGCTTCATCGGTCTGGGCCGCATGGGGACGGCGATGGCGCGCAACCTGGCGGCGGCGGGCCATGCCGTCTGCGCCTGGAACCGCAGCCCCGTGGCCCCCGACGCGGTGCCGGGCATGACCATCGCCGCCACCCCGGCGGCGGCGTTCGACGCGGACATCGTCTTCACCATGCTGTCGGATGATGCGGCCATCCGCGCGGTGGTGCTGGACGGCGGTGCGTTGGGCCAGGCACGCCCCAGCGTGGTTCACATCGTGTCGGCCACCATCTCCGTGGCCTTCGCCGATGAACTGGCGGCCTGGCATGCCGACCGGGGCATCGCCTACCTCTCCGCCCCCGTCTTCGGCCGGCCGGAAGTGGCGGCCGCCGCCAAGCTGAACTTCATGGTGGCGGGCGACGCGAACGCCATCGCCAAGGTCCGCCCCGTCCTGGACATCCTGGGCCAGCGCGTCTTCGTCATGGGCGAAAACCCGGCCCAGGCCAACGCCGCCAAGGTGGCCGGCAACATGATGATCGCCATGGCCATCGAGGCGCTGGCGGAAGGGGTGGCGATCACCCGCGCGCAGGGGGTGGAACCGGCGGCGTTCATCGACCTGATGACCACCACGCTATTCGGCTGCCGCGCCTATGAGAACTACGGCGGCAAGATCCTGGCCGGCGATTACGAGGCTGGGTTCCGCCTGGCCCTGGGCCTGAAAGACCTGCGCCTGGCTACCGCCGCCGGTGAGGCGTCAGGCAAGGCACTACCGATGCTGGACGCCGTGCGCGCCCAGATGCAAGCGGCGAGCGAGGCCGGCATGGGCGACCGTGACTGGTCGGCGATGGCGGACTTCACGCTGGGTGCGCGCTGA
- a CDS encoding BrnT family toxin, translating to MYQWDEQKAAINFAKHGVRFEEAQAVFNDPFALEWTDEREDYGEERFIIIGMAEGRLFCVVYTLRNDNIRIISARGAEPHERRRYHGENA from the coding sequence ATGTATCAGTGGGACGAGCAAAAGGCCGCCATCAATTTCGCCAAGCATGGCGTGCGATTTGAGGAGGCCCAGGCCGTCTTCAACGATCCATTCGCGCTTGAATGGACTGATGAACGTGAAGACTATGGTGAAGAGCGCTTCATCATCATCGGTATGGCGGAAGGCCGCCTGTTTTGCGTCGTCTATACGCTGCGGAATGACAATATCCGCATTATCTCCGCCAGAGGAGCCGAGCCCCATGAGCGCCGACGATACCACGGCGAAAACGCCTGA
- a CDS encoding helix-turn-helix domain-containing protein yields the protein MSADDTTAKTPDPDAAPFARFDAMSEEERHQAALSDPDARPLTPEDMSRMRRVPQVRTMRRALGLTQEEFAARFQVPIGTLRDWEQGRKEPDATAKAYLRVIAKNPDFVQEALKRTA from the coding sequence ATGAGCGCCGACGATACCACGGCGAAAACGCCTGACCCCGACGCTGCCCCTTTCGCGCGCTTCGACGCGATGTCGGAGGAGGAGCGTCACCAGGCGGCGCTGAGCGACCCGGACGCCCGTCCGTTGACGCCCGAGGACATGTCCCGCATGCGCCGGGTGCCGCAGGTGCGGACGATGCGCCGGGCGCTGGGGCTGACGCAGGAGGAGTTCGCCGCGCGCTTCCAGGTGCCCATCGGCACGCTGCGCGACTGGGAGCAGGGCCGGAAGGAACCGGATGCCACGGCGAAAGCCTATCTGCGGGTGATCGCCAAGAATCCCGACTTCGTCCAGGAAGCACTCAAGCGGACCGCCTGA
- a CDS encoding ABC transporter ATP-binding protein, whose product MLQLSDVHASYGPVHALRGVNVTVNEGEIVTLIGANGAGKSTLLMTICGQPVARQGQILFDGRNLVGAAPHQIAASGIAQVPEGRRIFPRMTVLENLQLGATLADPKHFAEDLATAYRLFPILEKRQAQRAGTLSGGEQQMLAISRALMSRPRVLLLDEPSLGLAPLIIRQIFQVIEQLNRERGMTILLVEQNAYHALKLAHRAYVLAQGEVVLTGSGRELLANEQVRAAYLEGGAH is encoded by the coding sequence ATCCTGCAACTGTCCGACGTGCACGCCAGCTACGGCCCCGTGCACGCGCTCCGCGGTGTCAACGTCACGGTGAACGAGGGGGAGATCGTCACCCTGATCGGCGCCAACGGGGCCGGCAAGTCCACCCTGCTGATGACCATCTGCGGCCAGCCGGTGGCGCGTCAGGGCCAAATCCTGTTCGACGGCCGCAACCTGGTGGGGGCGGCCCCGCACCAGATCGCCGCATCCGGCATCGCCCAGGTGCCGGAGGGTCGGCGCATCTTCCCGCGCATGACGGTGCTGGAAAACCTGCAACTGGGCGCCACCCTGGCCGACCCCAAACACTTCGCCGAGGATCTGGCCACCGCCTACCGGCTGTTCCCCATCCTGGAAAAGCGCCAGGCCCAGCGCGCCGGCACCCTGTCGGGCGGGGAGCAGCAGATGCTGGCCATCTCCCGCGCGCTGATGAGCCGGCCGCGCGTGCTGCTGCTGGACGAACCCTCCCTGGGCCTGGCCCCGCTGATCATCCGCCAGATCTTCCAGGTGATCGAACAGCTGAACCGCGAGCGCGGCATGACCATCCTGCTGGTGGAACAGAACGCCTACCACGCCCTCAAGCTGGCCCACCGCGCCTACGTCCTGGCCCAGGGCGAGGTGGTGCTGACGGGTTCAGGCCGTGAGCTGCTGGCGAATGAGCAGGTGCGCGCGGCTTACCTTGAGGGCGGGGCGCATTAA
- the livG gene encoding high-affinity branched-chain amino acid ABC transporter ATP-binding protein LivG codes for MTGTEPLLDVQGLTMRFGGLLAVDHVDLTAQANQITALIGPNGAGKTTIFNCLTGFYKPTSGRLLLRHPRRGGVELQKLKGYGVARAGVVRTFQNIRLFPSMTVLENLLVAQHRVLMRKSVLSIAGLLNLKGWRAAEEQAVETAHDWLRRLDLLAVADEEAGTLSYGMQRRVEIARAMSTNPLLLCLDEPAAGLNPRETRALADLLAGIRAEHGIGILLIEHDMGLVMDISDRIFVVDHGARIAAGTPAEIRSDDRVIKAYLGEPDSDDVPAAGAGAV; via the coding sequence ATGACCGGGACCGAACCTTTATTGGACGTCCAGGGCCTGACCATGCGTTTCGGCGGCCTGCTGGCCGTGGACCATGTCGACCTGACGGCCCAGGCCAACCAGATCACAGCATTGATCGGCCCCAATGGGGCGGGCAAGACCACCATCTTCAACTGCCTGACCGGTTTCTACAAACCGACATCCGGCCGCCTGCTGTTGCGCCATCCCCGGCGCGGGGGCGTGGAGTTGCAGAAGCTGAAGGGTTATGGCGTGGCACGGGCCGGCGTGGTCCGCACCTTCCAGAACATCCGCCTGTTCCCCAGCATGACCGTGCTGGAAAACCTGCTGGTGGCGCAGCATCGCGTGCTGATGCGCAAGTCCGTCCTGTCCATCGCCGGATTGCTGAACCTCAAGGGCTGGCGCGCGGCGGAGGAACAGGCGGTGGAGACGGCGCACGACTGGCTGCGCCGGCTGGACCTGCTGGCCGTGGCGGATGAGGAGGCGGGCACCCTGTCCTACGGCATGCAGCGCCGGGTGGAGATCGCCCGCGCCATGAGCACCAACCCCCTGCTGCTGTGCCTGGATGAGCCGGCCGCCGGCCTGAACCCGCGTGAGACGCGGGCCCTGGCCGATCTGCTGGCCGGCATCCGCGCCGAACACGGCATCGGCATCCTGCTGATCGAACATGACATGGGCCTGGTCATGGACATTTCCGACCGCATCTTCGTCGTCGACCACGGTGCGCGCATCGCCGCCGGCACCCCGGCCGAGATCCGCAGCGACGACCGGGTGATCAAGGCCTATCTGGGCGAACCCGACAGCGACGATGTGCCGGCCGCCGGCGCGGGGGCGGTGTGA
- the livM gene encoding high-affinity branched-chain amino acid ABC transporter permease LivM, with protein MTIPTHAIPLTQRLRECGIAALIAMALAVPFLGLRTINLDQGLVVDTRLSYVPLAGLIVFIGRLAAGLLAAPLRHALAPVAAWRPPAGAQRFRPYGGPLLVLAAAILPFLPFANRYIIDLGTNAMIYVLLATGLSITVGLAGLLDLGFAAFYAIGAYTCALTTTQLHWGFWPALLAGGVASSLFAALLSLPILRLRGDYLAIVTLGFGEITRIVILNWQGLTGGPNGVSGIARPTLFGLTFDRRAPDGGHTFSEVTGIAYAPEQRLIFLYLVILALTALAAYGVARLRRLPIGRAWEALREDEIACRSLGINPTMVKVSAYATGALMGGLAGCCFAARQGFVSPESFGFMESATILAIVVLGGMGSQAGVIIAALFIVVLPELARGFADYRMLAFGVAMILIMIWRPGGLISGRSPTIRLSSRKKPVAEVA; from the coding sequence ATGACCATCCCCACCCACGCCATCCCCCTGACCCAGCGCCTGCGCGAATGCGGCATCGCCGCCCTGATCGCCATGGCGCTGGCGGTACCCTTCCTGGGCCTGCGCACCATCAACCTGGACCAGGGCCTGGTGGTGGACACCCGCCTGTCCTATGTGCCGCTGGCGGGCCTGATCGTCTTCATCGGCCGCCTGGCTGCAGGATTGCTGGCGGCCCCGTTGCGCCACGCGCTGGCCCCGGTGGCCGCTTGGCGCCCGCCGGCCGGCGCGCAACGGTTCCGGCCCTATGGCGGCCCCCTGCTGGTGCTGGCCGCCGCCATCCTGCCCTTCCTGCCCTTCGCCAACCGCTACATCATCGACCTGGGCACCAACGCCATGATCTACGTGCTGCTGGCCACGGGACTCAGCATCACGGTCGGCCTGGCGGGTTTGCTGGATCTGGGATTCGCCGCCTTCTACGCCATCGGCGCCTATACCTGCGCCCTGACCACGACGCAGCTGCATTGGGGTTTCTGGCCGGCGCTGCTGGCCGGCGGGGTGGCGTCCAGCCTGTTCGCCGCCCTGCTGTCCCTGCCCATCCTGCGGCTGCGCGGCGACTACCTGGCCATCGTCACCCTGGGCTTTGGTGAGATCACCCGCATCGTCATCCTGAACTGGCAGGGCCTGACCGGCGGGCCCAACGGCGTGTCCGGCATCGCCCGGCCCACCCTGTTCGGCCTGACCTTCGACCGCCGCGCGCCGGACGGCGGCCACACGTTCAGTGAGGTGACGGGCATCGCCTACGCCCCGGAACAGCGGCTGATCTTCCTCTACCTCGTCATCCTGGCGCTGACGGCCCTGGCGGCCTATGGCGTGGCGCGCCTGCGCCGCCTGCCCATCGGCCGCGCGTGGGAGGCGCTGCGCGAAGATGAGATCGCCTGCCGATCGCTGGGCATCAACCCCACCATGGTGAAGGTCTCGGCCTACGCCACCGGCGCCCTGATGGGCGGCCTGGCCGGCTGCTGCTTCGCGGCGCGCCAGGGCTTCGTCAGTCCCGAAAGCTTCGGCTTCATGGAATCGGCCACCATCCTGGCCATCGTCGTGCTGGGCGGCATGGGCAGCCAGGCGGGCGTGATCATCGCCGCCTTGTTCATCGTCGTGCTGCCCGAACTGGCGCGCGGCTTCGCCGACTACCGCATGCTGGCCTTCGGCGTGGCCATGATCCTGATCATGATCTGGCGGCCCGGCGGCCTGATATCCGGCCGCAGCCCCACCATCCGGTTGTCATCGCGCAAAAAGCCCGTGGCGGAGGTCGCGTGA